A portion of the Betta splendens chromosome 2, fBetSpl5.4, whole genome shotgun sequence genome contains these proteins:
- the LOC114842981 gene encoding protein NLRC3-like: MNQHEDKEEGAPPSKIRLCGDHESQNKAQRPYQKQKTAEPKPGPGPEPSCVSYKSNDSKDIIFTFKDKCLSESKSYQKQESAEPKLGPGPEPSCVSCKSTDSKDIIFTFKDKCLSESKVDQQSSEVPSAQSVQQHQTQLNSIFMLLEENIVTFVKKELKKMQKVLSPNYPKCLESQREDEQLDDENEEQRISSRDAFLKITVNFLRRMKQKELADCLQIRSFAPASQRHLKSQLKQKFQCVFEGIAKAGNPVPLNQIYTELYITEGETGEVNNEHEVRQIETASRNRDRPETIIRQEDIFKGSAGRDGAIRTVMTKGVAGIGKTVLTQKFTLDWAEDKANQDIHFTFPFTFRELNVLKEEKFSLVGLVHHFFIETKAAGICSFDQFQVVFILDGLDECRLPLDFNKTKTLSDVTESTSVDVLLTNLIRGNLLPSARLWITTRPAAANQIPPGCVDLVTEVRGFTDPQKDEYFRKRFTDEQQATTIISHIKTSRSLHIVCHIPVFCWITATVLEDVMKTRKRPKLPKTLTEMYIHFLVVQTKVKNIKYDGGAETDPHWSPESRKMIESLGKLAFEQLQKGNLIFYESDLKECGIDITAASVHSGVFTQIFKEERGLYQHKVFCFVHLSVQEFLAALHVHLTFINSGVNLLSEEQSTYQKSETKTNKYAEIQFYHDAVNMALRSPNGHLDLFLCFFLGLSLDTNQTPIKGLIKQLRSEKKIIQETIQYIKKKISESPTAEKSINLFHCLNELNDCSLVEEIQQYLRSGSLSTYKLSAAQWSALLFMLVSSGNELDVFDPVRYSFSENGLLFLLGVVKVSKKVVLSSCNLSERSCEALSSVLSSQSSSLRELDLSNNDLQDSGVELLCDGLKSPHCKLETLRLSACNLSERSCEALSSVLSSQSSSLIELDLSNNNLQDSGVALLCDGLKSAHCQLETLRLSGCLVSEEGCSSLASALSSNPSHLRELDLSYNHPGDSGEKLLSGVEDPHWRLDTLRVEPCGVRWLRPGLRKYFFQLTIDTNTVNRKLQLSDNNRKVTHVKEDQSYPDHPDRFDMKTQLLCSDGLTGRCYWEVEWRGWVDVSVSYRGIKRKGYSRHCVLGCNDQSWKLICSDVGYYVSHNNIESFISSSESHRVAVYVDCPAGSLSFYSLSSDKLILLHTFNTTFTERLYVGFGFWSPGSSVSLCDM, encoded by the exons GTCTTATCAGAAACAAGAATCAGCTGAACCTAAACTTGGACCTGGCCctgaacccagctgtgtgtcctgcAAGAGCACTGACTCAAAGgacattatttttacttttaaagacAAATGTCTATCGGAATCAAA agtggaccagcagagctcagaggttcccagtgctcagtctgtccagcagcaccaaacacagctgaactccatatttatg ctgctggaggaaaacattgtcacatttgtgaagaaggagctgaagaagatgcaaAAGGTTCTGAGTCCAAATTATCCaaaatgcttagagagtcagagggaggatgagcagttggatgatgaaaatgaagagcagaggatcagcagcagagacgcatttctgaagatcacagtgaacttcctgaggaggatgaaacagaaggagctggctgactgtctgcagatcA GATCTTTTGCTCCAGCTTCTCAGCGTCATCTTAAatctcagctgaagcagaagttccagtgtgtctttgaaggcatcgctaaagcaggaaacccagtccctctgaaccagatctacacagagctctacatcacagagggagagactggaGAAGTTAacaatgaacatgaggtcagacagattgaaacagcctctAGGAACCGAGACAGACCAGAAACAATAATCAGACAAGaagacatctttaaaggctcagctggaagagatggagccatcagaacagtgatgacaaagggagtggctggaattgggaaaacagtcctaacacagaagttcactctggactgggctgaagacaaagccaaccaggacatacacttcacatttccattcaccttcagagagctgaatgtgctgaaagaggaaaagttcagcttggtgggacttgttcatcacttcttcattgaaaccaaagcagcaggaatctgcagctttgaccagttccaggttgttttcatcttggacggtctggatgagtgtcgacttcctctggacttcaacaaaaCTAAAACCCtgagtgatgtcacagagtccacctcagtggatgtgctgctgacaaacctgatcagggggaacctgcttccctctgctcgcctctggatcaccacacgacctgcagcagccaatcagatccctcctggctgtgttgacctggtgacagaggtcagagggttcactgacccacagaaggacgagtacttcaggaagaggttcacagatgagcagcaggccacaacaatcatctcccacatcaagacgtcacgaagcctccacatcgtgtgccacatcccagtcttctgctggatcactgctacggttctggaggatgtgaTGAAAACCAGAAAGAGACCAAAGCTGCCAaagaccctgactgagatgtacatccacttcctggtggttcagaccaaagtgaaaaacatcaagtatgatggaggagctgagacagatccacactggagtccagagagcaggaaaatgattgagtctctgggaaaactggcttttgagcagctgcagaaaggaaacctgatcttctatgagtcagacctgaaagagtgtggcatcgatatcacagcagcctcagttcactcaggagtgttcacacagatctttaaggaggagagaggactgtaccagcacaaggtgttctgctttgttcatctgagtgttcaggagtttctggccgCTCTTCATGTCCacctgaccttcatcaactctggagtcaatcTGCTGTCAGAAGAACAATCAACATATCAGAAGTCTGAAACAAAAACCAACAAATATGCCGAAATACAGTTCTACCATGACGCTGTAAACATGGCCTTACGAAGTCCAAATGGACATCTGGACCTGTTCCTGTGCTTCTTCCTGGGCCTTTCATTGGACACCAACCAGACTCCCATTAAAGGCCTTATTAAACAGTTAAGAAGTGAAAAAAAGATCATACAGGAAACAATTCAGTACATCAAGAAAAAGATCTCAGAGTCTCccactgcagagaaaagcatcaacttgtttcactgtctgaatgaactgaatgattgttctctagtggaGGAGATCCAACAGTATCTGAGATCAGGAAGTCTCTCCACATATAAACTGTCTGctgcccagtggtcagctctgctcttCATGTTGGTGTCATCAGGAAATGAATTAGATGTGTTTGACCCAGTTAGATACTCTTTTTCGGAGAATGGTCTTCTGTTCCTGTTGGGTGTGGTCAAGGTCTCCAAGAAAGTTGT actgagtagctgtaatctttcagagagaagctgtgaagctctgtcctcagttctcagctctcagtcctctagtctgagagaactggacctgagtaacaacgacctgcaggattcaggagtggagctactgtgtgatggactgaagagtcctcattgtaaactggagactctcag ACTGAGTGCGTgcaacctgtcagagagaagctgtgaagctctgtcctcagttctcagctctcagtcctctagtctgattgaactggacctgagtaacaacaacctgcaggattcaggagtggcgctactgtgtgatggactgaagagtgCTCACTGTCAACtagagactctcag GCTGTCAGGTTGTCTGGTCTCAGAGGAAGGCTGTtcttctctggcctcagctctgagctccaacccctcccatctgagagaactggacctgagctacaaccatccaggagactcaggagagaagctgctgtctggagtggaggatccacactggagactggacactctcag ggtggagccttgtggagtccgatggttgagaccaggtctgaggaagt ATTTCTTTCAACTCAcaatcgacacaaacacagtgaacagaaaactacaactgtctgacaacaacaggaaggtgacacatgtgaaggaggatcagtcatatcctgatcatccagacaggtTTGACATGAaaactcagctgctgtgtagtgatggtctgactggtcgctgttactgggaggttgagtggagaggatggGTTGatgtatcagtgagttacagaggaatcaaaaGGAAAGGGTACAGTAGACATTGTGTGTTGGGTTgcaatgatcagtcctggaaaCTGATCTGCTCTGATGTTGGTTACTATGTCTCTCACAATAACATAGAATCATTTATCTCCTCCTCTGAATCTCACAGAGTAGctgtgtatgtggactgtcctgctggttctctgtccttctacagtctctcctctgacaaactgatcctccttcacaccttcaacaccacattcactgaacgtCTTTATGTTGGGTTTGGGTTCTGgtctcctggttcctcagtgtctctgtgtgacatGTAG